A stretch of the Perca fluviatilis chromosome 17, GENO_Pfluv_1.0, whole genome shotgun sequence genome encodes the following:
- the psmd5 gene encoding 26S proteasome non-ATPase regulatory subunit 5, whose protein sequence is MAASIESLLEEISGVEDPIEELQSLKTALLSLPLSALRDSVSGQRFNVIFSLLHSNDREQVELCVAILERILMALSPVSLAQNYRVELQGGLTHPNETVKILALTQIGRMVEHPDAATEILNNNGILAAVIHSIGEEKLAVAKQAIQSLSKLSHSKPGLDKLFQSDLLKVIKDVMAISDIVRYRIYELVVEISSVSPISFGYCANSSLISQLLGELTGDDVLIRATAIEMVTTLAHSQHGRQYLAQQGIMDKISNMIRGAETDPFSSLYLPGLVKFFGNLAIMDSPQQVCETYPAFQNKVFEMVLDPDPAMIGVALDTLGILGSTVEGKQVLQKTGEKFKAVLLRMSQLASSGATELRVRSLDAIADLLTLQPEQQTEDLLALTESWFHLLSNQPMDMIRNISTQPFPELHCGALRIFTAIATQLWGQKLMISTPSFMEFVLDRSAGQTKEAKDAKFELVGSLVGSSTAAEILGSQHYIRLKTYLREGPYYVTAVNSVSTEGAD, encoded by the exons ATGGCGGCTTCCATTGAGAGTTTACTGGAAGAAATCTCCGGTGTTGAAGATCCAATTGAAGAGCTGCAGAGTTTAAAAACTGCTTTATTGTCGTTACCTCTCAGCGCTTTGAGAGACTCAGTGAGCGGACAGCGTTTCAATGTGATATTCTCTCTGTTACACTCAAATGACAG GGAGCAGGTTGAGCTGTGTGTGGCCATCCTTGAACGCATCTTAATGGCCCTAAGTCCTGTGTCACTGGCCCAGAACTACAGAGTGGAGCTGCAGGGGGGTCTGACTCATCCTAATGAAACTGTTAAGATACTGGCCTTGACGCAG ATTGGTAGAATGGTGGAGCACCCCGACGCTGCCACTGAAATCCTCAACAACAATGGCATTCTCGCAGCAGTGATCCACTCCATCGGAGAAGAGAAGTTGGCCGTGGCAAAGCAG GCCATCCAGTCCCTGTCTAAACTGAGCCACTCCAAGCCTGGCTTAGACAAATTGTTCCAGAGCGACCTGCTGAAAGTTATAAAGGATGTGATGGCTATAAGTGACATTGTCAGATACAGAATATATGAG CTGGTGGTGGAAATCTCGTCCGTATCGCCCATTTCTTTCGGTTACTGTGCCAACAGCAGCTTAATTTCTCAGCTGCTTGGAGAACTGACAGGGGATGATGTGTTGATCAG GGCCACAGCCATTGAGATGGTGACCACTCTAGCCCACAGTCAGCATGGCCGGCAGTATTTGGCCCAGCAGGGTATAATGGACAAGATCTCCAACATGATCAGAGGAGCAGAGACTGACCCTTTCTCCTCCCTCTACCTTCCTG GATTGGTGAAGTTCTTTGGAAACCTGGCCATTATGGACAGCCCTCAGCAGGTTTGTGAAACATATCCAGCCTTCCAGAACAAGGTGTTTGAGATGGTTCTGGACCCGGACCCTGCAATGATTGGTGTGGCTCTGGACACTTTGGGAATACTCGGATCTACTGTGGAGGGGAAGCAGGTTCTTCAGAAAACAG GAGAAAAATTCAAGGCTGTGCTGTTAAGAATGAGCCAGCTTGCTAGTTCTGGAGCTACAGAGCTCAGAGTGCGCAGCTTGGACGCCATAGCGGATCTTCTCACTCTACag CCAGAGCAGCAGACAGAAGACCTATTGGCCCTGACAGAGTCCTGGTTCCACCTTTTGTCTAACCAACCAATGGACATGATCCGCAACATCAGCACTCAGCCGTTCCCAGAGCTGCATTGTGGGGCTCTGCGGATATTCACT gccATTGCCACTCAGCTGTGGGGTCAGAAGTTAATGATCAGCACTCCCAGTTTCATGGAGTTCGTTTTGGATCGTTCAGCGGGTCAGACAAAAGAGGCCAAAGATGCTAAGTTTGAACTTGTGGGGTCACTTGTGGGTTcatcaacagcagcagagatacTGGGCAGCCAGCACTACATCCGTCTGAAGACTTATCTCCGAGAGGGACCCTACTATGTTACAGCTGTGAACTCAGTCAGCACAGAAGGAGCAGACTGa
- the LOC120545057 gene encoding putative UDP-GlcNAc:betaGal beta-1,3-N-acetylglucosaminyltransferase LOC100288842, whose translation MLQCSPCKLRTHQWCFLLFNVLLFHALLFGADFVEEYLLQPTPGVYTDGLVVDVREKARKLDLSNVRENVSLAYPITNPDACRNSNLFLLTLVFSSTANITQRDAVRRTWANQTLIQGFPMRILFFLGSTETSAAQKALMIESDLHGDMVQGHAVSDSSLRGPTERTVLALRWVIAFCPVARFVLLTKDSVFINLPAIGGYLLGLHRHPEDLYLGRVIQRDSPDRDPNSPGFLPPALYPDKYLPEYCEGTAYVISQDVVRKVYVASAAVRAPVPADVFVGLCAQKAGVAPTHSSRFSGEKHIRYNACCYRYQFSSAGMESHELDIVWADLGQKGEQCSLLKTYYGLVTCKALTYLDKLSF comes from the coding sequence ATGCTCCAGTGCTCTCCATGCAAACTGCGTACCCACCAGTGGTGTTTCCTCCTCTTCAACGTCCTCCTCTTCCATGCCCTGCTGTTTGGGGCAGACTTTGTCGAGGAGTACCTCCTGCAGCCCACACCTGGGGTCTACACTGATGGCTTGGTTGTTGATGTAAGAGAGAAAGCAAGGAAACTAGACCTGAGCAACGTCAGGGAGAATGTGTCCCTGGCCTACCCCATCACAAACCCTGATGCCTGCAGAAACTCTAACCTCTTCCTCCTTACTCTCGTCTTCAGCTCCACAGCTAATATCACCCAAAGAGATGCAGTCAGGAGGACATGGGCTAACCAAACGCTCATCCAAGGCTTCCCAATGCGGATACTGTTCTTCTTAGGATCAACAGAGACTTCCGCTGCACAAAAGGCCCTCATGATAGAGTCTGACCTCCATGGGGACATGGTCCAGGGTCATGCTGTGTCTGACTCGTCCCTCCGTGGCCCAACAGAAAGGACAGTGCTGGCGCTGCGCTGGGTGATTGCCTTCTGTCCCGTGGCAAGATTTGTTCTGCTGACTAAGGACTCTGTGTTTATCAACCTTCCTGCAATCGGAGGCTACCTACTCGGGCTGCACAGGCACCCTGAGGACCTTTATTTAGGTAGGGTGATCCAGAGAGACTCCCCTGACAGGGACCCCAACAGTCCTGGTTTCTTACCCCCAGCACTCTACCCTGACAAGTACCTGCCTGAATACTGTGAAGGGACGGCTTATGTTATATCCCAGGATGTGGTCCGAAAAGTGTATGTTGCCTCTGCAGCAGTTCGTGCACCTGTGCCAGCTGATGTTTTTGTGGGCCTTTGTGCTCAGAAGGCTGGTGTGGCACCAACCCACAGTAGCAGGTTCTCAGGAGAGAAACATATCCGCTACAACGCCTGCTGTTACCGCTATCAATTCAGCTCAGCAGGAATGGAAAGCCATGAACTAGATATAGTGTGGGCAGACCTGGGACAGAAGGGTGAACAATGCTCACTGTTAAAGACCTACTATGGCCTGGTGACCTGCAAAGCCCTGACGTACCTGGATAAACTGTCCTTCTAG